In Spinacia oleracea cultivar Varoflay chromosome 5, BTI_SOV_V1, whole genome shotgun sequence, a single window of DNA contains:
- the LOC130461114 gene encoding protein transport protein Sec61 subunit alpha-like, which produces MGDLVRPFVDETQNTNKKAPFWIKLIWFVMMLLVLIGLRRIRPTSVPMAFIVFFPTSVLRKYAQKWLGILIAVGIVVAWVLCEIYGSVDEVGVGNAILNVVIMCSCGIIVIFLKKFEKRYGLQYKGTSLLKTVYWICLHLVGVLVGVFLVRLVYRDGIAATANLVVKAFTRPKNPSLLLFILSLVLFLNFLKKSVKKKLM; this is translated from the exons ATGGGAGATTTGGTGCGACCGTTTGTTGATGAGACGCAAAATACAAATAAGAAGGCGCCCTTCTGGATAAAGTTGATATGGTTTGTTATGATGTTGTTAGTATTAATTGGGTTGCGCCGCATTCGTCCCACTAGTGTCCCCATGGCTTTCATTGTCTTCTTCCCCACTAGTGTACTTCG GAAATATGCACAGAAGTGGTTGGGAATTCTGATAGCTGTTGGTATAGTTGTAGCATGGGTTCTCTGTGAGATTTATGGAAGTGTTGACGAGGTCGGTGTTGGCAACGCAATTCTTAACGTTGTTATAATGTGCAGTTGTGGAATCATTGTCATCTTCCTGAAAAAATTTGAAAAGAGATACGGTCTACAATATAAAGGAACCTCTTTGCTTAAAACTGTTTATTGGATCTGTTTACATCTCGTCGGTGTACTTGTCGGAGTCTTCCTAGTCCGTCTAGTCTATCGAGATGGAATTGCCGCAACCGCTAACTTGGTCGTCAAAGCATTCACGAGGCCAAAAAATCCAAGTCTCTTGCTTTTTATTTTGTCGTTGGTGTTATTTTTAAATTTCTTAAAGAAATCAGTGAAAAAGAAACTAATGTAA